Part of the Streptomyces sp. WMMC500 genome is shown below.
GCGGAACGTGCCGTTGTGCTCGCCCGGCTCCCAGATGTCCAGCTCCGGCTTGAAGAGCGTGAGCGACATCGGCAGCCCGTAGCCGCTCAGGGACTTGGACAGCGTGACGATGTCCGGCGTGATGCCGGCGTCCTCGAAGGAGAAGAAGCCGCCGGTGCGGCCGCAGCCCATCTGGATGTCGTCGACGATGAGCAGCATGTCGCGGCGTTTGCACAGCTCGGCGAGGCCGCGGAGCCACTCGGCGCGGGCCACGTTGATGCCGCCCTCGCCCTGGATGGTCTCGACGATGACGGCGGCGGGCTTGTTGAGCCCGGAGCCCTGGTCCTCCAGCAGCCGCTCGAACCACAGGAAGTCCGGGACCTGGCCGTCGAGGTAGTTGTCGAACGGCATCGGGGTGCCGTGCACCAGCGGGATGCCGGCGCCGGCGCGCTTGAAGGCGTTGCCGGTGACGGCGAGCGAGCCGAGCGACATGCCGTGGAAGGCGTTGGTGAACGAGACGATGGCCTCGCGGCCCTTGACCTTGCGGGCCAGCTTCAGCGCGGCCTCGACGGCGTTGGTGCCCGTCGGCCCCGGGAACATCACCTTGTACGGCAGGTCGCGGGGGCGCAGGACGACGTTCTGGAAGGTCTCCAGGAACGCGCGCTTGGCGGTGGTGGCCATGTCCAGGCCGTGCACGATGCCGTCGCGCTCCAGGTAGTCGAGGAGCGCGCGCTTGAGCACGGCGTTGTTGTGGCCGTAGTTGAGGGATCCGGCGCCGGCGAAGAAGTCGAGGTAGGTGTGGCCGTCCTCGTCGTACAGATAGCTGCCCTGGGCCCGGTCGAAGACCGCGGGCCAGCCACGGCAGTAGCTGCGCACCTCCGACTCCAGGGTCTCGAAGACGCTCAGGGCGGGCGGTGTGATGGTCACAGCGTTCTCCTGGGAGATGATCCGATGTGCGGGGGGTACGAATGGTGCGGTGCGGTCAGCCCGCGAGCGGGCCGATGCGGTACAGCAGCTCGGGCTCGTGTCCGTCCGGGAAGTGCTCTCCGCGGAACAGCACGTCGCGGTCGACGTCGGCGCCGTGACGGCGCGCGTACGAGCGGAAAAGCTGGTCGGAGGCGGAGTTGTCCGGGGTGATGGTCGTTTCGAGGCCCCGTATGCCGCGGTCCTGCAGCGCGCGCTCGGTCAGCCCGTCGAGCAGGGCGCCGGCGAGGCCGCGGCCGCGGAAGGCCGCGTCCACGGCGATCTGCCAGACGACGAGGGTCTCCGGCCGGGCAGGTCGTATGTAGCCGGTGACGAAGCCGACCGGGGCGCCGTCCGAGTCCCGTGCCACGACCGTGGTGTCGGCGAAGTCGCGGCACCACAGCAGGTAGCTGTACGAGGAGTTGAGGTCCAGCGACCCGGAGTCGCGTGCGATGCGCCAGATTGCGGCGCCGTCCTCGATTCGCGGGGTGTCCAGCCGGACACCGGCCTCGTCTGCAGATGCGGTACGGGGTTTATCGGGAGGGCCTGCTAGGTCTGCTTGTGCGGCAGTCATGCAGATTGAATTTACCTAGCGGAAATTGAAATCGCACGGCCGGCAGGGGTTACAAAAGGGACGTAGATGTGTTATCCGCGGGCACGCGCGAGCGCGCGAGCAGACGGGGATATGCCCGGTATCTCACGGAATTCCCGGGGGGACTTGGCATCCAGACCCGAAATGTAACGGATTGATAACGACTCCGGCCGCTGTCCGGATTGAGAAGGTTGACTGGCCGAAAATTTACCTGGTTTACCCGGCCGGGAAGCGGGCAGAAGAAGACGGGAAAATCACTTCGCGGAGGCGACGATAAACTGTCGTTAAACATACGTCAATGCCTCACCCCCCGTGTTCGTTCCTTCGCGTGAAGGTGTCTGTGGTACGCCCCGGGAGATCACCGGGGTCGGCCGTTGGCTAGGGTGCCCCGCATGAGCGAGACCCCGGTGCTGCGCGTCCGGGGCCGGGTGCTGACCGGCCGCGAGGAGACCCGAGACGAGCTGTGGGTGGTGGGCGGCCGCGTCACCTTCACGCCGCCGGCCGCCGCTCGTGAGGTCGTCGACATCGACGGGTGGGCGCTCCCCGGGCTCGTCGACGCCCACTGCCACGTCGGGCTCGACGCCCACGGCGCCGTGGACGACGTCACCAGCGAGAAGCAGGCCCGCACCGAGCGCGACGCCGGCACCCTGCTGCTGCGCGACGCGGGCTCCGCCGCCGACACCCGCTGGATCGACGACCGCGACGACCTGCCGCGGATCGTCCGCGCCGGCCGCCACATCGCGCGTACCCGCCGGTACATCCGCAACTTCGCCCACGAGATCGAACCGGCCGACCTCGTCGCGTACGTCGCCCACGAGGCGCGCAGGAGCGACGGCTGGGTCAAGCTCGTGGGCGACTGGATCGACCGCGACGCCGGCGACCTCCGGCCCTGCTGGCCGCGCGAGGCCCTGGCCCCCGCCATCGCCGAGGCCCACCGCCTCGGCGCCCGGGTGACCGCCCACTGCTTCGCCGAGGACTCGCTGCGCGACCTGGTCGAGGCGGGCATCGACTGCATCGAGCACGCCACGGGACTGACCGAGGAGACCGTGCCGCTCTTCGCCGAGCGCGGCGTCGCCATCGTGCCCACACTGATCAACATCGCGACGTTCCCGGAGCTCGCGGCGGGGGGCGAGGCCAGGTTCCCGCGCTGGGCGGACCACATGCGCCGGCTGCACGCCCGCCGGTACGCCACCGTGCGCGCCGCCTACGACGCCGGAATCCCCATATACGCGGGCACCGACGCCGGGGGGTCGCTCGCGCACGGGCTGCTCGGGCAGGAGGTGGGCGAGCTGGTGGCCGCCGGGATCCCCGCGGCGGACGCGCTCTCCGCGGCGACGTGGGGCGCGCGGGAGTGGCTCGGGCGCCCGGCGCTCGAGGAGGGGGCGCCGGCGGACCTCGTGGTCTACGAGGCGGATCCGCTGGCCGACGTGCGGGTGCTGACGGCACCGCGGCGGATCGTGCTGCGGGGGCACATCGTCGCCTGAGGGCGGCGGAGAGAACGCCTGAGGGCGGCGGAAGGCCGAGAGCAGAGAGCCGGGAGGCGCGGGGCAACTTCCGGGAACTGATTCGCCCGATGGGATGAACGAGCGCAGAGTGTCCGTGGCGTCACCCTGAGTGCGTGAGCATGGCGGGGCAGTTGACGATCCGACGACCGTTCACCCGTGGGGGGTTTGTTCCGTGTCCCGTCTGTTCCGCCCGTTCCGTTTGTCCGGTCTGTCCCGCATGCCCGCGACCGTCGCCACGGCCGCCGCGCTGGCCACCTGCCCCGCCCTGCTCCTGGCCGCGCCCGCGCACGCCGACGACACCGACCCCGCCCCGGCGCGTACGGGCTCGGCCGACGCCTCCGTGCTCCGCGCCGACCTCGACGTGTCCCTGCTCGACAGGACCGTGCAGGTGCCGGTGCTCGCCACGCTCAACGAGGTCCGCCTGCCGGCCGGGGGCCACGACTCCGGCGCCGCGGACAAGACCGCACTCGACGTGCGTGTCGACGGCCTCGCCGCCGAAGGGGCCGAACACCCGGACGGCGCCGAGGCGGTGACCCTCGCGCGCGCCGAAGTCGCCACCGCCGACGCCACCGTGGACGAGGACGGCGCCGAGGCGTCGTCGCACCTCGCCCGCGCCGAGGTGCACGTCCCCGGGCTGCCCGCGCTCTCCCTGATCAAGGTCGAGGAGGTGACGTCGGAGGCCGTGTGCGCGGTGGGCGAGAAGCCGGTGGCCGAGTCCGACACCCTCGGCTCCGTCACCGTGCTGGGCAAGCGCGTCACGGTCACCGTCGGCGGGGAGCCGACGGTGGTCACCGTGCCGGGCGTCGGGGAGGTGTCGCTCGGCTTCTCGCAGACGGAGACCACACGGTCGGCGGCGAGCGCCGCGGCGCTGCGGCTCCAGGTGTCCGTGAACCCGCTGAAGCTGAACGTCGCCGAGGTCGCGGGCGAGGTGACCCTGGTCGAGGCGGCCTGCGAGACGCCCGCCGGCGGTACGGACACCCCGGAGGAGCCCGGCGACCGGCCGCAGGGGGACGCGGAGCCGGTGCAGGACGCGAAGCCGGCGGACCCGGGCTACGAGCGGCGCCTCGCCGAGACGGGCGGCAGTTCGGCGACCCCGTACCTGGTCGGCGGCGCGGTGCTGCTCGTCGGCCTCGGACTGGCCGGCGTCGTGCTGGCCCGTTTGCGGGCGCGGGGCTGAGACGCGCGAGAGCGGCGCGCGTACGGCACCGCGTTCGAAGGCCGTACCGGTAGGCGCGCGTTCGCCCGCGTACCGGTACGGCCGCTACCCCTTCGGCGCCCCGGGCGGCAGGAACGGCAGGTCGCCCGGGGCGCCGGACTCGATCAGGCGCAGCAGCGCCTTCGTGTCCGCGTGCTCCTCGATCAGGTCCCCCAGCCGCTCCAACTGCTCCTCCCGCAGCCCCGCGAACGACGTGTCCGGCGCCGGCACGAACGCCCGCCCCGCGTCCGCCGCCACCCGCCGCAGAAACGCCCGCCGGAAGCCGTCGTTCTCCAGCGCACCGTGCCAGTGCGTCCCCCACACCTGCCCCACCCGGCACCCGGCGAGGAACGGCTCCCCGCCGCGTATCTCCGCGACCCCGTGGTGGATCTCGTACCCCTCCACGGGCTCGCCCAGCGCCGTCCCCGCCGGCCGGCCCAGCGTCTTGTCCGCCGCGAACTCCACCCGCACCGGCAGCAGCCCCAGCCCGGCCACGGTGCCCGCCGGCCGCGCCTCCAGGCCCTCCGCGTCGGTGATCCGCTCCGCCAGCATCTGGAACCCGCCGCAGATGCCCAGCACCGGCCGCCCCTGCGCCGCCCGCCGCGCCACCACCGCGTCGATGCCCCGTTCCCGCAGCCACGCGAGCGCCCGTATCGTGCCCCGCGTCCCGGGCAGCACCACGAGGTCGGCGTCCGCCAGTTCCTCCGGCCGGTCGGTGAACTGCACGGCGACGCCCGGCTCCGCGGCCAGCGCGTCCACGTCGGTGAAGTTCGACATCAGCGGCACCGGCACCACCGCGACCCGCAGCACCTCCGCCCCGTACGGCGGCCGGGACGGCAACTCCCGTATTCGGCCGCGCAGCGACAGCCGCAGCCCGTCCTCCTCGTCGATGCCGAGCCCGTACCGGTACGGCAGCACCCCCAGGGTCTGCCGCCCGGTCAGCCCGCGGAGCATCGACAATCCCGGCTCCAGCAGCGCCACGTCACCGCGGAACTTGTTGACCAGGTAGCCGGCGACCAGGCTCTGGTCCGCGGCGCTCAGCAGCGCGGTGGTGCCGAAGAACGACGCGAAGACCCCGCCCCTGTCGATGTCCCCGACGACCACGACGGGCAGCCGCGCCGCCCGCGCCAGGCCCATGTTGACGATGTCGCCGTGCCGCAGGTTGATCTCCGCCGGGCTGCCCGCGCCCTCGCAGATCACCACGTCGTACGAGCGGCGCAACTGCTCCAGGCAGTCCGTGACCGTGTCGAACAGCTCCCGCTGCCGCTCCCCGTGGTAGTCCGCCGCGCTCAGCTCCGCCACCGGCCGGCCCAGCACCACCACCTGGCTGCGGGCCTCGCCGCCCGGCTTCAGCAGGACCGGGTTCATCAGCGCGCTGGGCTCGGTGCGGGCCGCCGCCGCCTGCATGGCCTGCGCCCGGCCGATCTCGGCGCCCTCGCGGGTCACGTACGAGTTGAGCGACATGTTCTGCGCCTTGAACGGCGCGACGGCGACCCCGCGCCGGGCCAGCCATCGGCAGATACCGGCGGTGACGACGCTCTTGCCCGCGTCCGACGTCGTGCCGGCGACCAGCAGGCCGCCGGCACGCGCCGTCACTTCACGATCAGAAAGATCCCGTACGCCACTGCCGCTGCACACAGCGTGAAGCATACGTACGCGCCCGTCCTGGCCAGGGCGGAGGGTGCGGTCTCCGTCTCCGCGGCGCCGTCCGGCCCCCCGGGTTCCGTCCGCGGCGAGAGGCCGACGATGCCGACCGTGAAGAGGCCCACGAGCGCCACCGTCATGACGAGGCTGACGCCGAAGACCTCGCCGAGTGCTGCCCAGTCGATGTCCATGCTGCTTCCTCAGTGCTCAGTCGGGGATCGGCCGGTCAGACCGTGGCCCGGGAGGTGGATCGCGGCGACGGTATGCTCACCCGCTCCGCGGCGCCGTCCGCGCCGCCGTCGGCGGCGGCCGCGACCGGCTGCCCGGTCTGCGGGTCCACGTCGTTGACGTTGGAGTGGTCGACCCGGTCGCGGCGCGAGGCGGCCCAGATCGTCGCGCTGGCGGCGACGCCGAGGACCGCGACCGTCACCACACCCCAGTCGCCCCGGTCGGCGAGGAACGCCGCCGCCCCGGCGATCAGCCCCGCGGCCGGCAGGGTGAGCCCCCACGCGGCGACCATCCGCCCGGCCGTGCTCCAGCGCACCACGCCGCCCTTCCTGCCCACGCCGGAGCCCATGATCGACCCGGAGCAGACCTGGGTGGTGGACAGCGCGAAGCCCAGGTGCGACGAGGCGAGGATCACCGTGGCCGAGCTGGTCTGGGCGGAGAAGCCCTGCGGCGGCTGGATGTCGGTGAGGCCCTTGCCCATGGTGCGGATGATGCGCCAGCCGCCGAGGTACGTGCCGAGCGCGATGGCGACGGCGGCGGAGACGATGACCCAGGCGGGCGGGTCGGAGTCGGGGGCGAGCGAGCCGCCGGTGATGAGCGCCAGGGTGATCACGCCCATCGTCTTCTGCGCGTCGTTGGTGCCGTGGGCGAGGGAGACCAGGGCGCCGGAGGTGATCTGCCCGGCGCGGTAGCCCTTCGCCGTCTGGCCTGCGGAGCGGCGGGCGGCCAGGCGGTAGGTCAGCCGGGTCGCGGCGGCGGCGGCGATGCCCGCGACCAGCGGTGCGGCGACGGCGGGGATGAGGACCTTCATGACGATGGCGTCCATGTGCACGCCGCCCCAGCCGACGGAGACGAGCGTCGCGCCGATGAGGCCGCCGAAGAGGGCGTGCGAGGAGCTGGAGGGCAGCCCGGCGAGCCAGGTCAGCAGGTTCCAGACGATCGCACCCACCAGCCCGGCGAAGATCACTTCTGGCCGGATGCCGGACCCTTCGTCGATGATGCCGCCGGAGATGGTCTTGGCGACTTCCACGGAGAGGAAGGCGCCGACGAGGTTGAGGACTGCGCTCATCGCCACCGCGGTCTTGGGCTTCAGCGCACCGGTGGAGATGGTGGTGGCCATGGCGTTGGCGGTGTCGTGGAACCCGTTCGTGAAGTCGAACACCAGGGCGGTGACGACGACGACTCCGATGATGAGAGTGAGGTGTTCCATGTACCCAAGCAATCCGCTCGAAGGTCGGGGGCCGTGAGGAACGTAGGTACTCCGAGTGAACACAAGGTGAACTGGACCGGACGGGGCGGTGACGGCATCGCACGGGTGTCGCAATGTCCCCGGCCCGGATGCTTCATGCGCAGGTCATAGGGAGGATACTGGTGCGTCACGCATGGCGTGAGCTTGTGGGGACCGCCCGGCGGATGTACGCCGAAGGGCTGGTCGTCGGAACCTCGGGAAACGTCTCCGTACGGGTGGGCGATCATGTGCTCATCACGCCGACCGGCGTTGCCTACGACGAGTTGGGCGACGACGACCTCGTGGCCGTCGACCTGCGGGGGCGGCAGACGGAGGGCGCGCTCAAGCCGACGAGCGAACTGCCCATGCACCTCGCGGTCTACGGGAACACCGACGCGCGCGCCGTGGTGCACACCCACGCCGTGCACGCGACGGCCGTCTCCACGCTCGTGCCCGAGCTGCCCACCGTCCACTACGCGACCGCGGCCCTCGGCGGCCCGGTGCGCGTCGCCCCGTACGCGCTGTACGGGACGGCGGAGCTGGCCGCCGGCATGCTGCGGGCGCTGGCCGGGCGGTCGGCGTGCCTGCTGCAGAACCACGGCACCGTCGCCCACGGCGCCGGTCTTGCGCAGGCGTACGAGAGGACCGCGCAGCTCGAATGGATGTGCCGGGTGTGGCTGGCGGCCTCTTCCGTGCCGGGGCTGAGCCCGTCGCTGCTGTCGGCGGACCAGCTCGGGGAGGTGGCGGAGAAGCTGAAGGGCTACGGCCAGGGGTGAGGCCCCCGCGCGGACGGCCGGCGCCCGGCGTGACCCGGGCGGGTCCGCGCACTGGCAGGGGCCGGTTCGTACGCGGACAATGGCCGGGATGCGTATCACACCGGCCGCCGCGGCCGTGACCAGCCTCCTCGCCGCCGGACTCGGCGCCGGGGCCGCCGCCGTGGCCGCCGGGCGGTACGGCTCCCGGGCCGCTCTGCGGCCCGCGCCCGCGGGCCCCGTCGGGTTCGGCGGCGCCCGGCTGCGGGTGATCGCCGCGGCCGACGGGCGGGTCACCCTCGCGCCCGGCTCGGCGCCCGCCCTGCGGCCCGAGCGGTACGGCCTGGCGGGCGACGGCGTGCACGCCGTCGTCGGCCCGCTGCTGCGCGCCGAGTCGTGGCCGGGCGGCCGGCTCGTGCGCAGCCTGGAGCGCGTCACGTACGGCAGCCTCGACGCGGGCACGCGGGTGCGGCTGACGCCGAAGGTGTACACGGGCACGCCCGCCACGGCCCTGCGCATCGCATACGAGGACGTGACCGTCGAAGGACCGCTGGGCCCGCTGCCCGCGTGGTACGTGCCGGGCTCCCGCGGCACCTGGGTCATCGCCGTCCACGGCCTCGGCGACACCCGCGAACAGGCCCTGACCGCCCTGCCGTTGCTGCACGAGCTGGGGCTCCCGGTCCTCGCCCCCGCCTACCGCGGCGACCCCGACGCCCCGCCGCCCCCCGGCGGCCGGGGCGCGCTCGGCCACGCCGAGTGGCCCGACCTCGACGCGGCGCTCCGCTGGGCGCTGCGCCGCGGAGCGCGGCGCGTGGTGCTGTACGGCTGGTCCGCCGGCGCCACCATGGCGCTGCGCACGGCGGCGGAGTCCCCGGCGGCCGACGGCATCGCGGGGCTGGTGCTGGACTCGCCGCTGCTCGACTGGCGCGCCGCGGTACGGGCCCTGGCCGGGCGCTCCGGCGCTCCCGGGCGGCTCGCCCTGCCGGCGCCGCTGCGCGGCCTCGCGGTGCTGGCGGCCGAGGAGTACCGGGAGTTGGACGCCGCGCTCGCCGTGCCCGACGCCCCGACGCTGGTGCTGCAGGGCCGGGCCGACGACGTCGCCCCGCTCGCCGCGGCCCGGGCGTTCGCGGCCCGCGGCGGCGACCGGCTGCTGCTCCGCGAGGTCCCCGACGGGCGGCACGCGGCGCTGTGGAACGCCACCCCGGAGGCGTACGAGGAGACGCTGCGCCGCTTCCTGACCCCGCTGCTCTGACCGGGGGCCGACCCGGATCCCGGGCCGCCGCGGCGGCCGCAGACGGCCCCTCGCCAACCCCGGATTGGGCTTTCGCCGCCCCACCCGCGAGACTTGGTGCGTGATGGCGCACCGTTCGCACCACCCGCCGCTCCGCCTCGTCCCCAGGCAGCCCCGCCGCGAGATGGCCGCCGCCGCCCGCCGGGCCGTCGTCGACCGGGCCCTACGCCCCGCCCCGCGGCCCCCGGAGGGCATCGCCTCGCCCCGGGTGCTCGCCGGCCACGCCCGCACCCTGCTCGCCGGGGCGGTGCGGGTCGCCAGGTGGGCCGAGGGGCGGGCACAGCCCTGGACCGAGGCCCCGCAGGCCGAGTGGGACCGGGCCCGGCTCGCGGGCCTGGTCGAGGTGCAGGGCGCGTACGCCCGCCCCGCCTGGCGGCTGCGGGCCTGGGACCGCGACGAGCGCGCCGTGCTCCGCGGCTGGGTCGCGCTCTTCGACGCCTGGTCGCTGGCCCACCCCGCGCCCGAGCCGCTGGCCCACGACTCCGTCGCCCTCGGCGACGCGATCGAGGCCATGCCGCAGATGCTTGCCCTGCTCCACCTCACCGGCGGCCCCGTCCGCGTACCCGCGCTGCTCGACCTCCTCGGCCAGCGCGTCGAGGAACTGCGCACCGAGCGCTGCGAGGTCGCGTACGGCAGCGAGCACACCCCCGTGCCGGGCCGGGCCGCCGAGCCGCCCGCCGCGGAGGCGGCGGACGCGGAGCTGCCGGGGCTGCTGCCCGGGCTGCTGGACTGGGCGCTGGAGGCGTTCGCGTCCGTGGGGGCGCTGACCCGCGACGGCGCCGACGTGTCGCTGACGCCGCTGGGCCACTGGGCCGTGTGGATGAAGATCGAGCAGATCTGCATCGCCGCCCAGGGCCCGGAGGGGCACATCGAGAAGCCCGCGGAGGCGATGCTCCGCAGTTGCGCGGGGCTGACCCCGGGACCGGCCCGGGCCGAGTACCGCGCGTGGCTGGCGGCGCGTCCTGCGGGCAGCGCGGTCGCCGAGCTGCTGGAGGTGGCGCGCGGCGACGACGCGCTGCTGCGCGGGCTGGCGTTCGAGGCGCTGCGCGCGGTGGGCGCGGCGGCGGAGGGCGCGGTGCGCGCGGCGTGCGCCGAGCCGATGCTGCGGCCGTACGCGCTGCTGTGGCTGGCGGAGCAGGAGGGCGGCGACGCGGACGACGCGCTGGGCGCGCTGAGCCGCGAGGAGGCGACCTGGCTGTGGGTCGACACCGCCGCGGCCGTCGCCGACCACGGCGAGGGCAGCCTGCTGGTGCGGCACCTGGAGTCCGCGGTGCAGGGCAGCGTGCCGGCGCTGCTGGCCGAGGTGGGGGGCGCGGGCCATCCCCGTACGGTCCAGGTGCTGGTGGCGCTGGCCGCCGCACACCCCGACCCGGCGGTCGCCAAGGCCGTCCGCCGGGCCGCCTTCCGGGTGCACACCGGCGGCGGCTGAGCGGGGCGGGCGCGGCCGGTCGGGCGTGGGTCAGCCGGGGTCGGGCGCGTACGTCCCGAAGCTCCAGACGTTGCCCTCGTGGTCCCGCGCCATGTAGTCCCGCGATCCGTAGTCCTGGTCGGTCGGCGGCATCAGGATCTCCACGCCGTGCGCCACGGCGTGCCGGTGGTGCGCGTCCACGTCGTCCACGACCACGTACACCCCGCTCGGGCCGGCGCCGCGCATCGCCTCGTCGAACCTCCCGCCCCTGTCCTTCGAGCCGAGCATCACCATCCCGTTGCCCTGGGCCAGCTCGGCGTGCGCCACCGTGCCGTCCTCGGCCTCGTACACCGCGACCTCCCGGAAGCCCAGCCCTTCGGTCAGCAGCCGGACGGCGGCCTTGGCGTCGCGGTACAGCAGGGTGGGGTAGACGGTCGCGGGGTTGTCGCTGCCGGGCATGCTGCTCACGTCCTCTCGATCGCTGTACGGGCAGTCTGGCACCGGCCACCGACACCGGCAGCCCGGCCGCGCTCCCCGGCGCCGGCGGCGAGGGCCGGCGGCGGGGCCCGGCGGCCGGGGTCCGGCGGAACAAACGGGTTGCGGCCCCGGATACACTGGCCGCATGGCAACTCTCCACGTGCATTAGACGGGGTAACGCGTCCGCACCGTCCCTGCCGCCGTCGACCCTGCCTGGAGAACTTCCGTGATCACCGCCACCGGCCTGGAGCTGCGCGCCGGCGCCCGCGTCCTCCTCGAATCCGCCACCTTCCGCATCGCCAGGGGCGACCGCATCGGTCTGGTCGGGCGCAACGGCGCCGGCAAGACCACCCTCACCAAGGTCCTGGCCGGCGAGGGCCAGCCGGCCGCGGGCACCGTCTCCCGCGGCAGCACCGTCGGCTATCTGCCGCAGGACCCGCGCACCGGCGACCTCGACGTGCTCGCCCGCGACCGCATCCTGTCCGCCCGCGGCCTCGACGCCGTCATCCGCAAGATGCGCGAGGACGAGGACCGGATGGCGAACGGCCAGGGCGCCACCCGCGAGAAGGCCATGCGGCGCTACGAGCGCATGGAGACCGAGTTCCTCACCAAGGGCGGGTACGCCGCCGAGGCCGAGGCCGCCACGATCGCCGCCAGCCTCGGGCTGCCCGACCGGGTCATGGGCCAGCCGCTCCACACGCTCTCCGGCGGCCAGCGCCGCCGCGTGGAGCTGGCGCGGATCCTCTTCTCCGACTCCGAGATCCTGCTGCTCGACGAGCCGACGAACCACCTCGACGCCGACTCGGTGGTCTGGCTGCGGGACTACCTGAAGACGTACCACGGCGGCTTCGTCGTCATCTCCCACGACGTCAACCTCGTCGAGACCGTCGTCAACAAGGTCTTCCTCCTCGACGCCAACCGCGCCCACATCGACGTCTACAACATGGGCTGGAAGCTCTACCTCGCCCAGCGCGAGGCGGACGAGAAGCGCCGCCGCCGCGAGCGCGCCAACGCCGAGAAGAAGGCCGCCGCGCTCAACGCCCAGGCCGACAAGATGCGCGCCAAGGCGACCAAGGCCACCGCCGCGCAGAACATGGCCCGCCGTGCCGAGCGGCTGCTCTCCGGGCTGGACGCGGAGCGGCAGGCCGACAAGGTCGCGCGGCTGCGGTTCCCCGACCCGGCCCCGTGCGGCAAGACCCCGCTGACGGCCGCGGGCCTGTCCAAGTCGTACGGCTCGCTGGAGGTCTTCACCGACGTCGACCTCGCCGTCGACAAGGGCTCCCGCGTCGTC
Proteins encoded:
- a CDS encoding class II aldolase/adducin family protein, with amino-acid sequence MLHAQVIGRILVRHAWRELVGTARRMYAEGLVVGTSGNVSVRVGDHVLITPTGVAYDELGDDDLVAVDLRGRQTEGALKPTSELPMHLAVYGNTDARAVVHTHAVHATAVSTLVPELPTVHYATAALGGPVRVAPYALYGTAELAAGMLRALAGRSACLLQNHGTVAHGAGLAQAYERTAQLEWMCRVWLAASSVPGLSPSLLSADQLGEVAEKLKGYGQG
- the ectA gene encoding diaminobutyrate acetyltransferase — its product is MTAAQADLAGPPDKPRTASADEAGVRLDTPRIEDGAAIWRIARDSGSLDLNSSYSYLLWCRDFADTTVVARDSDGAPVGFVTGYIRPARPETLVVWQIAVDAAFRGRGLAGALLDGLTERALQDRGIRGLETTITPDNSASDQLFRSYARRHGADVDRDVLFRGEHFPDGHEPELLYRIGPLAG
- a CDS encoding amidohydrolase family protein — protein: MSETPVLRVRGRVLTGREETRDELWVVGGRVTFTPPAAAREVVDIDGWALPGLVDAHCHVGLDAHGAVDDVTSEKQARTERDAGTLLLRDAGSAADTRWIDDRDDLPRIVRAGRHIARTRRYIRNFAHEIEPADLVAYVAHEARRSDGWVKLVGDWIDRDAGDLRPCWPREALAPAIAEAHRLGARVTAHCFAEDSLRDLVEAGIDCIEHATGLTEETVPLFAERGVAIVPTLINIATFPELAAGGEARFPRWADHMRRLHARRYATVRAAYDAGIPIYAGTDAGGSLAHGLLGQEVGELVAAGIPAADALSAATWGAREWLGRPALEEGAPADLVVYEADPLADVRVLTAPRRIVLRGHIVA
- a CDS encoding cobyric acid synthase, with the protein product MTARAGGLLVAGTTSDAGKSVVTAGICRWLARRGVAVAPFKAQNMSLNSYVTREGAEIGRAQAMQAAAARTEPSALMNPVLLKPGGEARSQVVVLGRPVAELSAADYHGERQRELFDTVTDCLEQLRRSYDVVICEGAGSPAEINLRHGDIVNMGLARAARLPVVVVGDIDRGGVFASFFGTTALLSAADQSLVAGYLVNKFRGDVALLEPGLSMLRGLTGRQTLGVLPYRYGLGIDEEDGLRLSLRGRIRELPSRPPYGAEVLRVAVVPVPLMSNFTDVDALAAEPGVAVQFTDRPEELADADLVVLPGTRGTIRALAWLRERGIDAVVARRAAQGRPVLGICGGFQMLAERITDAEGLEARPAGTVAGLGLLPVRVEFAADKTLGRPAGTALGEPVEGYEIHHGVAEIRGGEPFLAGCRVGQVWGTHWHGALENDGFRRAFLRRVAADAGRAFVPAPDTSFAGLREEQLERLGDLIEEHADTKALLRLIESGAPGDLPFLPPGAPKG
- a CDS encoding alpha/beta hydrolase fold domain-containing protein, producing the protein MRITPAAAAVTSLLAAGLGAGAAAVAAGRYGSRAALRPAPAGPVGFGGARLRVIAAADGRVTLAPGSAPALRPERYGLAGDGVHAVVGPLLRAESWPGGRLVRSLERVTYGSLDAGTRVRLTPKVYTGTPATALRIAYEDVTVEGPLGPLPAWYVPGSRGTWVIAVHGLGDTREQALTALPLLHELGLPVLAPAYRGDPDAPPPPGGRGALGHAEWPDLDAALRWALRRGARRVVLYGWSAGATMALRTAAESPAADGIAGLVLDSPLLDWRAAVRALAGRSGAPGRLALPAPLRGLAVLAAEEYRELDAALAVPDAPTLVLQGRADDVAPLAAARAFAARGGDRLLLREVPDGRHAALWNATPEAYEETLRRFLTPLL
- a CDS encoding inorganic phosphate transporter, giving the protein MEHLTLIIGVVVVTALVFDFTNGFHDTANAMATTISTGALKPKTAVAMSAVLNLVGAFLSVEVAKTISGGIIDEGSGIRPEVIFAGLVGAIVWNLLTWLAGLPSSSSHALFGGLIGATLVSVGWGGVHMDAIVMKVLIPAVAAPLVAGIAAAAATRLTYRLAARRSAGQTAKGYRAGQITSGALVSLAHGTNDAQKTMGVITLALITGGSLAPDSDPPAWVIVSAAVAIALGTYLGGWRIIRTMGKGLTDIQPPQGFSAQTSSATVILASSHLGFALSTTQVCSGSIMGSGVGRKGGVVRWSTAGRMVAAWGLTLPAAGLIAGAAAFLADRGDWGVVTVAVLGVAASATIWAASRRDRVDHSNVNDVDPQTGQPVAAAADGGADGAAERVSIPSPRSTSRATV
- a CDS encoding VOC family protein, which translates into the protein MPGSDNPATVYPTLLYRDAKAAVRLLTEGLGFREVAVYEAEDGTVAHAELAQGNGMVMLGSKDRGGRFDEAMRGAGPSGVYVVVDDVDAHHRHAVAHGVEILMPPTDQDYGSRDYMARDHEGNVWSFGTYAPDPG
- a CDS encoding SCO1860 family LAETG-anchored protein, with translation MPATVATAAALATCPALLLAAPAHADDTDPAPARTGSADASVLRADLDVSLLDRTVQVPVLATLNEVRLPAGGHDSGAADKTALDVRVDGLAAEGAEHPDGAEAVTLARAEVATADATVDEDGAEASSHLARAEVHVPGLPALSLIKVEEVTSEAVCAVGEKPVAESDTLGSVTVLGKRVTVTVGGEPTVVTVPGVGEVSLGFSQTETTRSAASAAALRLQVSVNPLKLNVAEVAGEVTLVEAACETPAGGTDTPEEPGDRPQGDAEPVQDAKPADPGYERRLAETGGSSATPYLVGGAVLLVGLGLAGVVLARLRARG
- the ectB gene encoding diaminobutyrate--2-oxoglutarate transaminase, producing MTITPPALSVFETLESEVRSYCRGWPAVFDRAQGSYLYDEDGHTYLDFFAGAGSLNYGHNNAVLKRALLDYLERDGIVHGLDMATTAKRAFLETFQNVVLRPRDLPYKVMFPGPTGTNAVEAALKLARKVKGREAIVSFTNAFHGMSLGSLAVTGNAFKRAGAGIPLVHGTPMPFDNYLDGQVPDFLWFERLLEDQGSGLNKPAAVIVETIQGEGGINVARAEWLRGLAELCKRRDMLLIVDDIQMGCGRTGGFFSFEDAGITPDIVTLSKSLSGYGLPMSLTLFKPELDIWEPGEHNGTFRGHNPAFVTATAALDTYWADGQMEKQTLARGEQIEQALIAICAEHADTDATYRGRGMVWGLEFPDPARAARVCRRAFELGLILETSGPQSEVVKLLPALTTTPDDLDEGLRTLARAVRETS